A section of the Hirschia baltica ATCC 49814 genome encodes:
- a CDS encoding NAD(P)H-dependent oxidoreductase, whose product MIIVDTALAKRAEEKRPIKVAMIGAGFQARGILLQVAQSVPGVQIVGIAARNVDQGLFAYSQAGLEATTAESENDINDAIRDGKFVVTPNAIALAQADDIECVLEVTGSTDYAARVILATIEAGKHALHMNAEVDGTVGPILKVKADKAGVIYSFSDGDQPGVEANLLRVVKAMGVKPVLAGNIKGLHDPYRNPTTQAGFAKQYKQKPAMVASFADGTKVAFEQALVANAFDMRVAKRGMIGPDFSGGDPYAPKVPLEECLDVYKPYLGPDKPALVEYVVGAAPPAGVFVLGWQEDPIQQHYYNYYKLGKGPLYVFYDPYHLCHMQVPISIGRVVLFNDAVISPDGAPKVGVVAIAKKDLSEGDTIIDMGGYEVYGETENQTTINEENLLPIGIAMDCKLKRAVAKDQAITFDDVELPEGRIIDALYQEQIAYFSN is encoded by the coding sequence ATGATTATCGTCGACACCGCACTTGCTAAACGTGCTGAAGAAAAGCGTCCGATTAAAGTTGCAATGATTGGAGCTGGGTTTCAGGCGAGAGGCATCTTGCTTCAGGTCGCACAATCAGTTCCAGGCGTCCAGATTGTTGGTATCGCAGCTCGAAACGTCGACCAAGGATTATTCGCATACTCACAAGCAGGCCTAGAAGCCACAACCGCCGAATCCGAAAATGACATTAACGACGCAATTCGGGATGGCAAATTTGTGGTGACCCCCAATGCGATCGCGCTCGCACAAGCCGACGATATTGAATGTGTCTTGGAAGTTACCGGCTCAACCGATTATGCAGCTCGCGTTATACTTGCAACAATAGAAGCCGGTAAACACGCTCTACATATGAATGCAGAAGTAGATGGAACAGTTGGCCCTATATTAAAAGTCAAAGCCGATAAAGCCGGCGTGATTTACTCATTCTCTGATGGTGATCAGCCCGGTGTTGAAGCCAATCTTTTGCGCGTTGTGAAAGCTATGGGTGTTAAACCTGTCTTAGCTGGAAATATTAAAGGGCTTCACGATCCATACCGGAACCCGACCACACAAGCTGGATTTGCCAAACAGTATAAACAAAAACCCGCAATGGTTGCGTCATTTGCTGACGGTACGAAAGTCGCATTTGAACAAGCCCTCGTTGCAAATGCTTTTGATATGCGCGTTGCCAAGCGTGGAATGATCGGCCCCGACTTTTCTGGTGGGGACCCCTACGCTCCTAAAGTACCGCTTGAAGAATGCCTTGATGTCTACAAACCATATCTTGGACCAGACAAGCCTGCACTCGTTGAATATGTCGTAGGTGCGGCTCCTCCCGCTGGTGTGTTTGTATTGGGTTGGCAGGAAGACCCAATCCAGCAGCATTATTACAATTATTACAAGCTAGGTAAGGGTCCACTTTATGTTTTCTACGATCCTTATCACTTGTGCCACATGCAAGTGCCAATTTCGATCGGACGTGTCGTCTTGTTTAATGACGCTGTTATTTCTCCTGACGGCGCACCCAAAGTCGGTGTAGTTGCAATTGCCAAAAAAGATCTTTCTGAAGGTGACACAATTATCGATATGGGTGGGTATGAAGTCTATGGTGAGACTGAAAACCAAACGACCATAAACGAGGAAAACTTGCTACCGATCGGGATTGCTATGGATTGCAAACTCAAGCGCGCAGTCGCCAAAGATCAAGCCATAACATTTGACGATGTGGAACTGCCTGAAGGGCGCATTATCGACGCGCTCTATCAAGAACAAATCGCATATTTTTCAAACTAG
- a CDS encoding FeoA family protein, which yields MTLNELKKGAVARVAGFSENESGQSTVSKLREIGFAEGDEVELLYTGLFGGTPLSFRLNRTMIALRKGEASLIKIIPENKAAA from the coding sequence ATGACGCTGAACGAGTTGAAAAAAGGTGCTGTTGCAAGAGTTGCTGGCTTTTCTGAAAATGAATCAGGTCAGTCTACAGTCTCGAAATTGCGTGAAATTGGGTTTGCAGAGGGCGATGAAGTCGAACTTCTGTATACAGGATTGTTTGGTGGCACGCCTTTATCCTTTCGGCTGAATCGTACAATGATTGCTTTGCGTAAAGGTGAAGCTTCACTTATTAAAATTATCCCAGAAAATAAGGCAGCTGCGTGA
- the rfbF gene encoding glucose-1-phosphate cytidylyltransferase gives MKVVILAGGYGTRISEETSVRPKPMVEIGGRPILWHIMRTYAMHGHTDFVILAGYKAEFIKNYFMNYARINSDFTINTKTGEVLWSNNDLEDWNVTVLDTGVETMTGGRIKRAREVIGNERFLLTYGDGVTDLDINALIEHHDKAGNMATLTAVTQPGRFGALGLENNNTHVRAFREKGATDGGLINGGYFVCEPGVYDLIEGDDTVWEDAPIEQMVELGKLGSFHHKGYWQNMDTLRDKNVLEKLWASGNAPWKA, from the coding sequence ATGAAAGTAGTAATTCTTGCAGGTGGATACGGAACGCGTATATCCGAAGAAACATCTGTACGTCCAAAGCCAATGGTTGAAATTGGCGGTCGTCCAATTCTATGGCACATCATGCGCACGTATGCGATGCACGGTCACACAGATTTTGTTATCCTTGCTGGATACAAAGCTGAGTTTATCAAAAACTACTTTATGAATTACGCTCGCATTAATTCAGACTTCACAATCAACACAAAGACAGGTGAAGTGCTCTGGAGCAATAACGACCTTGAGGACTGGAACGTCACAGTCCTTGATACTGGCGTTGAAACAATGACAGGTGGACGCATTAAACGTGCGCGCGAAGTGATTGGTAATGAACGTTTCCTTCTCACATACGGAGATGGAGTCACAGACCTCGATATCAACGCTCTCATCGAACACCACGATAAAGCCGGAAACATGGCAACTCTGACTGCTGTAACGCAACCGGGTCGTTTTGGTGCATTGGGCCTTGAGAACAACAATACGCATGTACGTGCATTCCGTGAGAAAGGTGCCACTGATGGCGGTCTTATCAACGGTGGGTATTTTGTGTGTGAACCAGGCGTTTATGACCTTATCGAAGGTGACGACACCGTTTGGGAAGACGCACCAATCGAACAAATGGTAGAACTTGGTAAATTAGGTTCATTCCACCACAAAGGTTATTGGCAGAACATGGACACGCTTCGTGATAAAAATGTTCTGGAAAAACTATGGGCCAGCGGCAACGCACCTTGGAAAGCCTAA
- a CDS encoding glycosyltransferase produces MTEISVLLASFNGGDLLRRTLEGYVALGDPGFDWQIIVVDNASTDDTQAVLDTFKDKLPLLALYEPQAGKNRALNKGIPALTSDYVILSDNDSIPHSGFLNHWVDAFKAQPETDVFGGSITPLFDIEMPDWMLKHKPRFIELYALRENIPDGPIGADYIFGPNMAVRRSVFTKGVIFDEGVGPNGTISNYAMGSETAFCRHAADKNMTLGFAKMPTVSHIVRPNQITQEFRNKRAFRLGLGTARKHAIEGEIGPVSKNPLIKGLKAVGEPVLRYFKDLKMQSKTWVSDPLSKSEAIWNLHFFRGYQQGKKLSRQSLETQD; encoded by the coding sequence ATGACTGAAATATCCGTTCTTTTAGCAAGCTTTAACGGCGGCGACCTTTTACGGCGAACACTAGAGGGTTATGTCGCCTTGGGAGATCCTGGATTTGACTGGCAAATTATCGTCGTCGACAATGCCAGTACAGATGACACCCAAGCCGTGCTGGACACCTTTAAAGACAAACTTCCTTTGCTCGCCTTGTATGAACCCCAAGCGGGTAAAAATCGTGCGCTCAACAAAGGTATCCCTGCTCTAACGTCTGATTACGTTATTTTATCAGACAATGATTCTATCCCGCATTCTGGTTTTCTAAATCATTGGGTGGACGCATTTAAAGCCCAACCAGAAACAGATGTTTTCGGCGGTTCAATAACGCCTCTGTTTGACATTGAAATGCCGGACTGGATGCTAAAACATAAACCACGTTTTATAGAGCTATATGCACTACGAGAAAACATTCCCGATGGGCCAATCGGAGCAGACTACATTTTTGGCCCAAATATGGCCGTGCGTAGAAGTGTTTTTACCAAAGGCGTCATCTTTGACGAGGGAGTCGGCCCCAATGGCACAATAAGTAACTACGCAATGGGTAGTGAAACAGCATTTTGTCGACACGCAGCTGACAAAAACATGACCTTGGGTTTTGCAAAAATGCCCACTGTTTCGCACATAGTTCGTCCAAATCAGATAACTCAAGAGTTCAGAAATAAACGCGCTTTCAGACTTGGACTAGGAACAGCACGCAAACACGCTATCGAAGGAGAGATTGGACCAGTATCCAAAAACCCTTTGATAAAAGGCCTCAAAGCAGTTGGAGAGCCTGTCCTAAGATACTTTAAAGACTTAAAAATGCAGTCCAAAACTTGGGTTTCAGATCCTCTCTCCAAATCCGAAGCAATCTGGAATTTGCATTTTTTTCGAGGTTATCAACAGGGAAAGAAACTATCCCGACAGTCTTTAGAAACACAAGATTAA
- a CDS encoding glycosyltransferase, with translation MSQIEGLIAQGHEVSVLAENLSSDIELITSPEILQVAQRAVFLQPKSAWFSAFLQKLPYRVRQKRRQLAERKAYKNNDVVVCNFGWMGIEAANQMKDMPQRAKLVTIFHGADMSSFLKGRDDSPYADLFAIGDSFLPISQFWKSKLLELGAPEEKTSIHRMGVFTDEFSFSSREKSSDNPFNFITVGRLTEKKGVEYTIRAAAALKQMLDKPNFQVTIIGDGPLKTELKILCHDLGMDAEISFKGALPHEQVAKHLQKADAFLLPSVTAQNGDMEGIPVALMEAMASGLPVISTRHSGIPELVIHDNTGLLADERDPQGLAQAMHQTLTDHTNRETLASSARKHVETEFNNALWNQKLSDLCLQIANQSPVTGDKQ, from the coding sequence ATGAGCCAGATCGAGGGCCTCATTGCTCAGGGGCACGAGGTTTCCGTGCTGGCTGAAAATTTAAGTTCTGACATTGAACTCATAACCTCACCAGAAATTCTTCAAGTTGCACAACGGGCTGTTTTTCTTCAGCCTAAAAGTGCTTGGTTCAGCGCTTTCCTCCAAAAGCTCCCCTACCGCGTTCGACAAAAAAGGCGCCAACTAGCAGAACGCAAAGCCTACAAAAATAATGACGTCGTGGTTTGTAATTTTGGCTGGATGGGGATTGAAGCCGCAAACCAAATGAAAGACATGCCGCAACGTGCCAAGCTTGTCACAATCTTTCACGGCGCAGATATGTCCAGTTTTTTAAAGGGACGTGATGATTCTCCCTATGCCGACCTATTCGCAATTGGCGATAGTTTTCTTCCCATCAGCCAGTTCTGGAAATCCAAACTTTTGGAGCTCGGTGCGCCTGAAGAAAAAACAAGCATTCACCGTATGGGTGTGTTCACAGACGAATTTAGCTTTTCCTCTCGCGAGAAGAGTTCTGACAATCCATTCAACTTCATTACCGTTGGACGTTTGACAGAAAAAAAAGGAGTGGAATATACAATCCGCGCCGCAGCAGCGCTGAAACAAATGCTTGATAAACCCAATTTTCAAGTCACGATAATCGGCGACGGCCCGTTAAAAACTGAGCTTAAAATCCTGTGCCATGATTTAGGGATGGATGCTGAAATATCATTTAAAGGTGCCCTGCCTCACGAACAGGTCGCCAAACATCTTCAAAAAGCCGATGCTTTCCTCCTGCCAAGTGTCACAGCTCAAAATGGTGATATGGAAGGTATTCCTGTAGCACTAATGGAAGCCATGGCATCAGGCCTACCTGTTATCTCAACGCGACATTCGGGTATTCCCGAACTTGTCATTCATGACAATACAGGACTTCTAGCAGACGAACGTGATCCCCAAGGCCTTGCACAAGCAATGCACCAAACTCTGACGGATCACACCAATAGAGAAACTCTAGCGAGCTCTGCAAGAAAACACGTTGAAACAGAATTCAACAATGCTTTATGGAACCAAAAGCTCAGTGACCTTTGCCTACAAATAGCTAATCAATCTCCAGTGACTGGAGACAAGCAATGA
- a CDS encoding glycosyltransferase family A protein — translation MTVNSETPSDLPRVAIVTPIYNGGKFLAETMDCVQAQTYPNLVHIVLDNNSSDNTAEVIAQYQDAKVPVIKHTNKETLPITENWNTCVNLTPKDAKYFRLLCADDLMTPDFIEKTVAIAETDDEITTVCTKVTKNDVPVDFNWPDQSVIDGDEIIRRFFKADIGFFAVHSLMRTNILENHTPLFDATLIGMDFEALLAIIKGKKMGMVHEELGWVRIHEGSQTSTVMLKKNTHFADWHTALYRHGKEVFTAEEFAKVAKRYERYYLGQCRGWLRAGGTDIVQFHMDRIA, via the coding sequence ATGACAGTCAATTCAGAAACACCGTCAGATCTACCACGCGTTGCTATCGTAACACCGATTTACAATGGCGGTAAATTTCTTGCTGAAACAATGGATTGCGTTCAGGCACAAACTTACCCAAATTTAGTACACATTGTTCTTGATAATAATTCCAGCGACAATACTGCCGAAGTCATTGCACAATACCAAGACGCCAAAGTTCCAGTCATCAAACACACGAACAAAGAAACACTTCCGATTACGGAAAACTGGAACACATGCGTAAATCTTACGCCCAAAGACGCTAAATATTTTCGACTTCTTTGTGCCGATGATTTGATGACACCCGATTTCATAGAAAAAACCGTCGCAATTGCCGAAACAGACGACGAAATCACAACAGTGTGTACCAAAGTCACAAAAAATGATGTTCCCGTTGATTTCAATTGGCCTGATCAGAGCGTCATTGATGGTGATGAGATTATTCGTCGTTTTTTTAAAGCCGATATTGGTTTTTTTGCAGTCCACTCTCTCATGCGCACCAATATTTTGGAAAATCACACCCCCCTCTTTGATGCCACACTTATCGGCATGGATTTTGAGGCACTTCTGGCCATTATAAAAGGTAAGAAAATGGGCATGGTGCATGAAGAACTTGGCTGGGTTCGCATCCATGAAGGCTCTCAAACATCAACCGTTATGCTTAAGAAGAACACCCATTTTGCAGACTGGCACACAGCATTGTACAGACATGGAAAAGAAGTTTTCACAGCAGAAGAATTTGCAAAAGTCGCAAAACGTTATGAACGTTACTATTTAGGCCAATGTCGTGGATGGCTGCGTGCAGGTGGTACTGATATTGTTCAATTTCACATGGACAGAATTGCATAA
- the rfbG gene encoding CDP-glucose 4,6-dehydratase — translation MFDYVRGNKVLVTGHTGFCGSWLSLWLNKLGADVHGLSLAPYTTPNMHSLVDFWTDKNSHIGDISSPGVVKAALDASGAEIIYHLAAQPLVRQSYHDPLETYRSNVIGTAELLEAVRHSDTVKAVVLVTTDKVYHNNEWIHPYRESDRLGGKDPYSASKAACELVIHSYLDTILDKEKVLCASARGGNIIGGGDWSTDRLIPDIVRALETDKPLEIRNPAATRPWQHVLALCHGYLSLGEKLYNGDKTMSGSWNFGPIGDMAITTLQIVDAFGEHWKKPPVDIQGSPLHEAQLLALDSTKARHFLKWGPAWSTDEGIAKTVEWYKAHSEGKDMKAFSMQQIEAYQAGIC, via the coding sequence ATGTTTGATTATGTTCGTGGCAACAAAGTATTGGTGACTGGTCACACCGGTTTTTGTGGTTCTTGGTTGTCTCTTTGGTTGAACAAATTGGGAGCGGATGTGCATGGGTTGTCACTTGCACCATATACAACACCCAATATGCATTCTCTTGTTGATTTCTGGACTGATAAAAATTCGCACATAGGTGATATTTCATCACCTGGTGTCGTTAAGGCCGCACTTGATGCGAGCGGAGCGGAGATCATTTATCATCTTGCTGCTCAACCTCTAGTGCGTCAGTCTTATCATGATCCATTAGAAACATACCGCTCAAATGTTATTGGAACAGCTGAATTGCTGGAAGCAGTGCGCCATAGCGACACTGTCAAAGCTGTCGTGCTGGTCACGACAGATAAAGTTTACCACAATAATGAGTGGATTCACCCATATCGCGAATCTGATCGTCTGGGCGGGAAAGATCCGTACAGTGCATCTAAAGCAGCCTGTGAATTGGTCATACATTCCTACCTTGATACTATTCTTGATAAGGAAAAAGTTCTTTGTGCAAGCGCACGCGGCGGCAACATTATTGGGGGAGGCGATTGGTCAACGGATCGACTTATTCCAGACATTGTCCGCGCGCTTGAAACAGATAAACCGCTGGAAATCCGAAACCCAGCAGCAACGCGGCCTTGGCAACATGTACTGGCTTTATGTCATGGTTACCTCTCGCTAGGAGAGAAATTGTACAATGGTGATAAAACAATGTCAGGCAGTTGGAATTTTGGTCCAATTGGAGACATGGCCATTACAACCTTGCAGATTGTTGATGCTTTTGGTGAGCACTGGAAGAAACCTCCAGTCGATATTCAAGGATCTCCACTACATGAAGCGCAATTATTGGCACTTGATTCGACCAAAGCACGCCACTTTTTGAAATGGGGCCCAGCTTGGTCAACAGATGAAGGCATAGCTAAAACAGTTGAATGGTATAAAGCGCATTCTGAAGGCAAAGATATGAAGGCATTTTCAATGCAGCAAATCGAAGCTTATCAAGCTGGAATTTGTTAG
- the feoB gene encoding ferrous iron transporter B, which produces MTSLKLALVGAPNSGKTTLFNGLTGGLAKTANYSGVTVETRSGHFKTPIGVDVEVMDLPGIYGLEAHSVDERVAVDAIAGNIEGKTPPDALVVVVDAAHLRTHLHTVLQMKTLGKPIILALNMIDLAERDGVKLDIDALEKEVGVPVVTTRATRSAGRQSLLKVIDDQIQNLKSQQSQIPQQKVDIKQLQSEARAIANKVVLFEPVMNKVTRNIDKVVLHPVGGIVTLFVILFFMFQAVFSWATPFMDLIEVSAEALGNGVAAVIPDGLFQDLIVEGVIAGVGSVVVFLPQIIILFCFILLLDASGYMARAAFVMDEAMMRVGLNGRAFIPLLSSFACAIPGVMAARTIENEKDRLTTIMVAPLMTCSARIPVYVLIIGAFFSNDQVWGPIRLQGLVMFGLYLAGIVSAILVAFVLKKTATKGPSQPLIMELPTYKVPQPRDFFLGLWSRVWAFLKRAGTIIFATSVILWALVTFPLRDEPELRTSIAGKIGSVIEPIFAPIGFNLEMVISLIPGMAAREVAVSVLGTVYAIEGGEENTEGLSAALQNAWSLPTALAFLAWFVYAPQCFATLATVRRETNSWKWTLMMTAYLFGLAYAVSGITYWVAKGAGL; this is translated from the coding sequence GTGACTTCATTAAAACTTGCATTGGTTGGTGCTCCCAATTCAGGGAAAACAACCCTGTTTAACGGTTTAACCGGTGGTCTGGCCAAAACAGCGAATTATTCCGGCGTTACTGTTGAGACGCGTTCTGGGCATTTTAAAACACCTATTGGTGTTGATGTCGAAGTCATGGATTTGCCCGGGATTTATGGTCTTGAGGCGCATTCAGTGGATGAACGCGTGGCTGTTGATGCAATTGCCGGCAATATTGAAGGTAAAACACCACCAGATGCACTTGTTGTTGTGGTGGATGCCGCACATCTTCGCACACACCTTCACACTGTTTTGCAGATGAAAACGCTAGGAAAGCCAATTATTCTAGCGCTCAACATGATTGATCTTGCTGAACGTGACGGCGTAAAGCTGGATATTGATGCACTTGAGAAAGAAGTGGGTGTTCCTGTTGTGACCACAAGAGCAACGCGTTCAGCTGGTCGTCAGTCTCTGCTTAAAGTCATCGATGACCAGATTCAGAATTTAAAAAGTCAACAAAGTCAAATACCACAGCAGAAGGTTGATATAAAACAACTTCAGTCAGAAGCACGTGCTATTGCAAATAAAGTCGTTTTGTTTGAACCAGTTATGAACAAAGTGACACGGAATATAGACAAGGTCGTGCTGCATCCTGTCGGCGGTATTGTTACGCTCTTTGTTATCTTGTTCTTTATGTTTCAGGCCGTGTTTAGCTGGGCCACCCCGTTTATGGACTTAATAGAAGTCAGCGCTGAAGCGCTGGGGAATGGTGTTGCTGCGGTTATCCCCGATGGGTTATTTCAAGATCTTATCGTTGAGGGTGTGATAGCGGGTGTGGGATCGGTCGTCGTGTTCCTTCCGCAAATTATCATTTTGTTCTGTTTCATCCTGCTTCTTGATGCTTCAGGATATATGGCGCGTGCAGCCTTTGTCATGGATGAGGCTATGATGCGTGTTGGTCTGAATGGGCGCGCGTTTATTCCGCTTTTATCATCATTTGCATGTGCGATTCCTGGCGTGATGGCGGCAAGGACAATTGAGAATGAGAAGGATCGCCTTACAACGATAATGGTTGCGCCATTGATGACATGTTCGGCGCGTATTCCTGTGTATGTATTGATTATCGGGGCTTTTTTCTCGAATGATCAAGTTTGGGGACCAATTCGATTGCAGGGCCTTGTTATGTTTGGCCTCTATTTGGCTGGCATTGTGAGCGCTATTCTTGTTGCGTTTGTTCTTAAGAAGACTGCTACAAAAGGGCCATCTCAACCACTTATTATGGAATTGCCGACTTATAAAGTCCCGCAACCGAGAGACTTTTTCTTAGGGTTGTGGTCGCGTGTTTGGGCCTTCTTGAAGCGTGCTGGAACGATTATTTTTGCGACATCAGTTATTCTATGGGCATTAGTAACATTTCCATTGAGAGATGAGCCGGAATTGCGAACATCTATTGCTGGTAAGATTGGGTCGGTTATAGAGCCTATTTTTGCGCCAATAGGATTTAACTTGGAAATGGTGATTTCCCTGATCCCAGGAATGGCAGCACGGGAAGTGGCTGTATCGGTTCTGGGAACAGTCTATGCCATTGAAGGGGGAGAAGAGAATACAGAAGGGCTGTCAGCAGCCTTGCAGAATGCTTGGTCTCTTCCAACTGCTTTGGCGTTTCTTGCTTGGTTTGTGTATGCACCGCAATGTTTTGCAACACTTGCGACTGTGCGCCGTGAAACCAATTCATGGAAATGGACGTTAATGATGACAGCTTACTTGTTTGGGTTGGCCTATGCCGTTTCCGGTATCACATATTGGGTTGCAAAAGGAGCGGGCCTATAG
- the rfbC gene encoding dTDP-4-dehydrorhamnose 3,5-epimerase, with product MIFHKTTLQDAYLLEVEKRGDDRGFFTRTFCAAEFREQGIEISFVQQNSSFSAEKGTLRGMHKQNAPHAEDKLVRCIKGSIVDIIVDLRPESSTFKKWEAFELSETNRKELLVPRGFGHGFQTLEDNVEVTYLVSNYYTPEAESGVRHDDPAFGIEWPLPITVMSDKDRNWPLFEG from the coding sequence ATGATTTTTCACAAAACGACACTTCAAGACGCTTATTTGCTTGAAGTTGAAAAGCGCGGTGATGATCGTGGTTTTTTTACGAGAACATTTTGTGCGGCAGAGTTTCGTGAACAGGGTATAGAGATTTCTTTTGTGCAGCAGAACTCGTCTTTTTCAGCTGAAAAGGGAACATTACGGGGAATGCACAAACAGAATGCACCCCATGCTGAGGATAAACTTGTACGATGCATTAAAGGGTCGATCGTCGATATCATTGTCGATTTAAGACCAGAAAGTTCAACTTTTAAAAAATGGGAAGCCTTTGAGCTTTCAGAAACAAACAGAAAAGAACTGCTCGTTCCACGCGGGTTTGGACACGGATTTCAGACTTTAGAAGACAATGTTGAAGTCACTTACCTTGTTTCGAACTATTATACACCCGAAGCGGAAAGCGGTGTGCGTCATGACGATCCTGCTTTTGGTATTGAATGGCCTTTACCTATAACTGTTATGTCCGATAAAGATCGGAATTGGCCGTTGTTTGAAGGTTAA
- a CDS encoding lipopolysaccharide biosynthesis protein produces MSKSHILSESEEKPSSPENDISKSMGSTVVKGAAWGTLATIARISSALLVLPVLARYLLPEEFGIVQIGMPVVLFLMLFNDFGFGPALVRAKSVTNNAWSSVFWVNISIGILMTITMYAMSGPIANWYKVPEAKPILEALSLILVLSCVTITPAAMLQRKMRFDILSMTEVISIGAGICVAFYGAINGYGAWALVGQQVTMFALKAVFMLALSFPPVSFVIDRGELKSLLGFSSHMMASRVLNFFSRNIDNIVIGRVLGAAALGYYSIAYRILLLPVEVFAWGLSQVLMPAMSKFQDDKGRMRAATLRTYRLISVFTFPLMAGISILAEPIIVFFLGERMANAAIVLQIIAPVGAIQSITSTQGAMYMALGRADILSKLSLLGLIAMTISTLIGAQWGLVGISWAYLILVVVMTPLTFLPLFKLLEMPISTAFNAIKTPLISTLIMTAILVAIHLQTPVGNVSNFVKLLILVPIGGIIYIASAAILDRPIVKEVFGLVDEIRKK; encoded by the coding sequence ATGTCTAAATCTCATATTCTTTCAGAGTCTGAAGAAAAACCTTCCTCTCCTGAAAATGATATTAGCAAATCCATGGGCTCCACTGTTGTCAAAGGCGCAGCGTGGGGAACATTAGCAACTATTGCACGGATCTCATCCGCATTATTGGTACTCCCCGTACTAGCAAGATATCTACTGCCTGAAGAATTTGGAATTGTACAAATCGGAATGCCGGTTGTTCTCTTCCTCATGTTATTTAATGACTTTGGTTTTGGACCTGCTCTCGTTAGAGCAAAAAGCGTGACAAATAACGCATGGTCGAGTGTCTTCTGGGTGAATATCTCTATCGGGATATTGATGACTATCACAATGTACGCAATGTCCGGTCCTATAGCCAATTGGTATAAAGTTCCCGAAGCCAAACCAATTCTTGAAGCACTTTCACTTATTCTGGTGTTGAGCTGCGTCACAATTACGCCCGCCGCCATGCTTCAACGAAAAATGCGCTTTGATATCCTATCCATGACAGAAGTGATTTCGATCGGAGCTGGGATCTGCGTTGCTTTTTATGGCGCAATCAATGGATATGGCGCATGGGCATTAGTTGGCCAGCAAGTCACAATGTTTGCGCTCAAAGCAGTCTTTATGCTTGCCCTATCCTTCCCACCTGTTTCCTTTGTGATTGATCGCGGCGAACTAAAAAGCCTTCTGGGTTTTTCTTCGCACATGATGGCTTCCCGAGTTCTAAATTTCTTCTCCCGCAATATTGATAACATCGTCATTGGGCGCGTCCTTGGTGCTGCTGCACTAGGATATTACTCTATCGCCTACCGCATTTTGCTGTTGCCTGTGGAAGTTTTCGCTTGGGGACTTAGCCAAGTTCTCATGCCGGCCATGTCCAAGTTTCAAGATGATAAAGGTAGAATGCGCGCCGCGACTTTACGAACATATCGTCTTATTTCCGTTTTCACTTTTCCGCTTATGGCTGGAATATCAATTCTCGCCGAACCGATCATTGTGTTTTTCCTCGGGGAGCGCATGGCCAATGCTGCGATTGTTTTGCAAATCATTGCGCCTGTCGGTGCGATCCAGAGTATCACAAGTACGCAAGGTGCAATGTATATGGCGCTTGGAAGAGCCGACATTTTATCAAAATTGTCTCTGCTAGGCCTAATCGCGATGACAATTTCCACGCTTATTGGTGCACAATGGGGACTTGTCGGAATCTCTTGGGCTTATTTGATATTAGTCGTCGTGATGACGCCCCTAACCTTCTTGCCTTTGTTTAAATTGCTAGAGATGCCGATTTCAACGGCGTTCAACGCGATAAAAACACCACTGATTTCAACACTGATAATGACTGCAATTCTTGTTGCCATTCATCTTCAAACACCTGTTGGAAACGTCAGTAACTTTGTAAAATTGCTTATTCTCGTCCCAATTGGTGGCATTATCTATATAGCAAGTGCCGCCATTCTAGATCGCCCAATCGTCAAAGAAGTCTTCGGACTTGTCGATGAAATTCGAAAAAAATAG